A window of Oryza glaberrima chromosome 2, OglaRS2, whole genome shotgun sequence genomic DNA:
cTGGAGAAGAAGAGGTAGGAGGCCATTGCCACCTgaccttctcctcttcctccattcATCTTCTCTTTCTTGGGACATGGCGACCATCCTGGAGAACATCCAGAAGGCAAGGTTCTTGCCGACAAGGCCGCTCAAGGACGAGCTGCCGACGttccagggcggcggcggcggcggcggcgggggtggagaGGAGAGCCACCTGATGGGGCTGAGGAAGAGGCTGTCCTCCTTCTCCGACAAGATCCAGCCCATCTCCTCCGCGTCGGCGGAGTGGGCGTTCCGGCGGTCCAAGTCGGCGCCGTCGCTGGGCGCGTTCGCCGGCGGCCCGCTGAAGCGGTGGTGGGACTGGGGCGTCGGCTGGCTCATGTCCAAGAAGCCCGGGTTCGCCACCGACCTCGAGAtgaacgaggaggaggtggccgccCTCGGCCGCGGCAGCAGGGGCAGCTGGGGCCACATCCTCTACAAGATGCGCTCCGGCGTCCGGCGGCTCGTCACCTCGCACTCGCTGCCCACCACGcacagggcggcggcggcggcgtcggcgtcggcccagtgcaagccggcggcggcggcggccacgttCAACTACACCCAGAGCTTCCACAGCGGGCAAACCGCCATGGCGTACTGAGAGCTTCACACATGTTCCTCCGGTGAGAAACATGACCTTTCTTGGTCGCCGTCTCCATGGGATCCAAACGGAGAAGAAGCTCAGGGAGATTGATATAATATATGGTGATGAAGATGCAACTACGATTACATGTAAAATTACACGGTAAATTTGATgaatgatgaaaaaaaactgtAGCTCACTACGTGATCTGTTTTTTGTGTAGATCTAGTGTCCATGTAGAGGCCGAATGTATGTTCGTTCTTTCAATTCTTTTTTGGAGTTCGTTGGGCGATGTAAATGTCTCCGGTCAAATTCCTTATGCTTTTGCCTCCTGCAGTAAATAAAAAGCTAATGAAATATGGTGCTTGTTTATTTGTTCTTGGGATGATCTTGCAGAGTTTCAGCTCAGATTGAGTTCTCGTTGTAATGAGCTACCATCTTTCTCTTTACCATGATCATTTTAGCATCTTTGAGTAGTTACATGTGTTTGGTGTATGAAGATCAAGAATAGCTGGTGAATCTAACAATTAATCTCACAAAAAAAGGGAGATTACAGGTGAGGTGTCACGACTGAACAGGTAGGCAGGAGGTCGGAATCTGTCACCATGTGTGTTAGTATTACATCATGAAGTGTCCTCTTGTGAAGCACAAGAAAATTAGCGGTTCGGTGAGAGTGTCACAGTTTCATTTAGGCGATGCTGTACTTTTTGCTCGTGCATTCCTCCAGCCTTCGATGGAGAAAGGAACGGGACTTTGGCCCATAAAAACCAGGCCCAACTGGTTACAAAACTTCCAATCTCCTGGGCTTCCAAAATGGATCGTGCACGAAAGCTGgggcccaacccaacccaacccagccCAAGTCGGGAAATgacacttcctttttttttttttctcttttcctttcacGTTGTTCCATATCCCCCGttccgtttttttttcctttttaataaaaaagttgTTCTCTCTCGCGTCACGTTGCTCGCTGCGTCGCTGTCCCGTTTCGACGGTTTTGGTCTTGCTCGCGGTAGCGGTGTGCCACGTTGGTCCTGTTCTAAACTTTTTTCCGTTTTGCCCCTCACGTTTCCGCGGAATTACGTGCCTTCCTCGCGtcgctttctttcttcttcctcgtctCGCCTTTCCCTTTCGtgcaagacaaaaaaaaaaaaaaagcttcccCCACTCTCAACAAAAACCCCCCAAACCTCGAGCGCGGAGAGCATCCCACACCACCCGTCCCATCGCAATCCAATCCACGAGCAGCcatggcgagaggaggaggaggaggaggaggaggagggcagcgAGAGGGCAACGCGCTGAAGACGGCGGTGGTCGTGACCGGCGGCCTCGTCCTCGCCTGGTTCACCATGGAGTCCGCGTTCAAGCCCTTCCTCGACCGCCTCCGCGGCGCGCTCACCCGCAACACCGACCCCGCGCGCGACCCCGACGAGGAGAACTCCGCTGCCCCGGCGGACAGGGCCGTCGAGgagcccgccgcggcggcggccccggtGGAGGAGGGCGAGGGCAAGGGTGTGGAGctggaggagaagggggaaggggCCGCCATGACcgagtagaagaagaagaagaaggcgacgTGACGTTCCCGACTGGTTCCGCTACTAAAATATGCTGTGAATTATGTTTTGTGCTTCCCAATCTTGTCCTGAATGAtgcaaaattttcaattctAATACCAGTATCTGCACCTGTAGTACTCATCTCAGCCTACCTGTGTGCTTGCGTTAGTTTCTACTGACAATTACTGCTGCTCAGCTAATATGTAGTACTGTAGTACTTTTTTGTGGGTGCACTTGTTCCCCTGGAAGCTGCTTGCGTGTGCTATTGATAAGAAAATTTTAGTAGAAAAACAATGTTTCTCTAGAAGCTGCTTGCTTATGCTATTGCCAACGAAAAGTGTGAACATAGTGGTAATCTAGATTTTGCAGCCCCAGATGCTTCATTCATTATATTGTCTGTCATGCTAGTGTGAAATGATTGTAGAGTATTATGCAATGTTTTAAAAAGCGGTAAGCGGTTTCGTTCGGTTACCCCACCTTGTAGTGCTTATGTAGCATAACTGGCTGCTTATGCGGTATAATCGGCCGCTTATGTGTCTTAAGCGGTACAAGGTTGGAGTACCTGTTGGCTGTTCCTTGTATATGTAAGCGGCCttgtagacatttttttttttaaaaaccctGGTTTTATGTCCTTTGAGATTAGCAAGCTGTTATGTGTGCCGCCCACTATATGGAGGTGATCATTCATTCTGAGTGTGAGAAACACTTTTCCTGATTGAACTAGGCACCTCATCTGGTTGTTTCAGAATAGTGTTCTGCTGCCTGTTAGTCCTGTCTGTGTACTTCTGGGGAACTGGGGTGTGTCATGGGTGATGCTGCTCCAGATAAACCTGTATATGCATCTGTATGTAGCCAGCTCAATCCACCGTGTGATTGCTAATTGCATTGGTTTCTGTTTATGTGTGATTGATAGGTGTTTTGCACATGTGCATACCTTTCTTTAGCCCAAGAagctttttccttgtttttacTCGTCTCAGAAAATATTCGGATCAGCATAGGGGGTCAGTCTTGTCTCAACAAATGGTTGAGTCATTTGCATCTCTGAATCAGCTATTGTGTATTCAGTGTGATAGCATAAAACAATTGCCCAATGCTAAATATTACTTGTGCAATTCCTGATGCAGTATACATGTGAAATTGAAACATCATATCAGGTAATTTGCATCGTTCCTTTGTAACTTCATGCACAATATGTGGTTCCCCCTCTTACCATATCTGAAATTAAAGATAAACTCGTGGTTGTTTCTTCATACACTTGCCATCTGCAGATTTTATAACAAAGCTGTGAAGTGGAAGTAGCATAATGTAAGCCGATGATTGGTTCCTGAGATATCTCCAGGAGgccagataatttttttttccatgtctcGGATATGACATCAGAACGTGATATTTGGTTTTTTAGCATGATTATGTCATAGGTTCATAGTTCCATGCTTGCCACATAGTTCATGCAAATTTGATTATTGGATGTTTGGGGAGCGGAAATGTGCAATTGTTTCTATTAAATATGTGATGATGTTTTTATTAAGTAGAGACTGTTTCTGCATTTGCTCATTGCGACAAATCGATCAGTAGATACACTAGACACATAAAGGTTGAAATAACACTATTATTTATAAAAGAATAAATGACCTTCAGAGATCTTTCTATGATAAATCTTGGCTGTTTTGGATACGACATCGAACCACAAGTAACATTATGTTGGTACCATGATTAATCAGACTTCACAATGCATAGTATTGGCTGCTCTCAGATGAATCCAAGTTATTAAAGTTTTGATCAAGTAGTTGTGCTTTCTGCATTTATTCTGCTATATATGCAATGAAGGGTAATTGGTGCTGACATGGAGTTCTTTGACTACAGTGGCGTCATTGTAAAAAGAACTAAATAAACCCCAGTTTCATTAcctgattgagcaacactattTTGACTCAAGTTGATATGTAAGCTTTCTACTAAATGTCCCAACTGTAGAATTATACAATATTTAGCAGTTAAACTGATGGTTTTCTATTAGCTGTCGCAGACGTGTTTGGTCCTTTGTGCAGAGAGTGGAACTCTTATACCAACTTAGAAAGGTTTTTCTTTATGTGGATATAGGAGATAGATTGTCTGTGTTTGCCTCTTTTGTTTTACTAAGTTTACTGATTTACTAATTGTCTTTGAACTGTCATACAAGTAACTGAATATTAGCGATTATAATGATTGACATTGTAATGGGAAGTAATTGTTGctacattattatatatattacctTAATGACTTATTTGATTTTCTCCACGCCCAATGATCgcatctacacttgttcttgtATTTATCACCGTTGGTAGCCTACGTGTAATCTGTGCACTTTGTGAAAAATGGCAAAAACTTTTGAAACATTCCACCCGGATGCCTTTAAAATTTGTACTTGTCGAACGAGAAAGCATACCGATGTATGTCTGTTCTTATGCTGATAATgcattgttcgtcttattttgttcatttatTCTGTTTTTGCCTTTGCATGACGGATGGAAGTTTCGAAAGTTCAGGTGACCAAGCAGCTAGTTGCCCTACTCCCTCCTGCGCAAATCCCAGCAAAACACTACAAGGTCTTCTACCTCCTTtgcttttggaatcatcgtcatGGAGTAGTGTTCCGAAATGAAACTGTATCCTTGTATCGGTTGCTAGTGAAATGTACTGAGGATGCAACACTCTGGGTAGAGAGGCTTAAGGTAGATGATCGATTTGTGGTCTCTGCTTGGAAGGACCTCTTTTCTTCCTCCCTATGATCTCTGAATACGTAATAGCTATGTAAAATGACTCATCTCCCTTTTCCTTTTAATGCGAATACAGGTGGGGAaactctcccccccccccccccctcccgggTGAcctattctttaaaaaaaaaagatgggatGCCATCGTTGGGTGTGAGAGCCCTTCCTGAAAAGTGATAAGTTTTTCTAAATCtagatacttaaaaaataatcctaaaatttttttgaatattatgcacaaaattatgaaaattaaaagacaGTACTTATCGATCAAGTGTATTGCACACATATAAGGCTTCCATGTCTAAGGCCAAGTATAAGTGTATTGCACACATTTAAAGCTTCCTTGTTTATGGCCAAGTATAAGTGTATCGCACACATTTAGGGTTTCCATGTCTACAAATTATCCTAATATAAGTTGTGTCTGccaccatattttattttttcaaacaagCACAACCTATCCATTAAGAAATAAATGCAGATAAATATGTCTATATACCTGCActattcataataaaatttgtATCCCCCTTATCATTGATCAAGTTTAGCTTTGATTTAAACCAACTTCTACTAGCTCGCAATTTTAATTCATGTGTTCCTTCTTTTCATTAGTTAGTCATAAAAGAATTTCAGGATGACAATTATCCTGGATATAACATTCAACCTGACGCTGCTGACAGTGCTGCCCATCGAGTGACGGCGCCGAGGTGTGAAGCAGcattagctagctagcgaggTGCTCAGGTGCATAAGCATGCCGGCTTTATATAGCTAGGACTCTATGTTCAAACAGGAAACAGGTAATGTTTCGACGAGACATTAATGTCTAATGTGAGATAGGATTCGTGATCTTCGACGCCAGGGGTTGATGTTGCACATGCCAAAGCAGCGTTATTAATTAACAGTGTGTCTAAATTAAATGGTGACATCCATATAATCTCGCTTACTCGCTAGGTTAATGCACGCCATATATATGTTGAAGAGAATGGATTAGCTGGATATGCACTTGATTCCCTTGTAAGTTAGCTAGTCAGGATATACACACAATGTATTTATACGCCCTTGTtttatttatgaatttactTATGTTTGCCATTGTCTATTTTATGcacgaaaaaaaatgtttgcaaCATAATTACGTGGTACTGCATGGGTAAAATTTGTCACAGGACACTTTAAAAACATGATCTTTACTAGGAACACTATAAGATAGTGAATTTGTCTGAGTACATTAAAAAACGTGATAATTTACCACAAGACACCATACGTTTCTTACAATGTCCCTCCGCAaagacaatatttttttaatgtcctatagcaaattttgctgcATTGGTAAATTCTATTGACCTAAAAAGATCGTGAAGAATACATCGATATCCAAAAACAAATTGTGAATTCATAGACACACTTATCTGACTGGTCATTTGTGATGGATTAAAGAGACCTAATATGTAATTACTGTTTATACCAATCGTTAAAAATATCTGTAGGAGATAACACATGTCTAATGATACTTATCTGTAATGGCTCCTCATACAGATGTGGGCATATGGCGTTGGTCATATGTAATGGCTCTTAATATTGAGCTGTTATATATGTTATCTATAATGGCTCCTTATTTAAGAGCCATTATAGATGACCTAAGGACATCTATAATGGGTCAATTTTTTAAGCCATTACAGAGTAATCATCTTTGTATTTGCAACTACCATTACCTCACTATGTCTTCTTCTCCACCCACCAAACCACCTTCTTCGCAGCCGCCCGGGCCACCTCCCCTCTGAGTAAGCAAGAGAAACACTCAGGGATCTTCCGgttagctccacaaggtggtagGCTAGCCGGTCTAATTAAGTTCAAAGCTTCacccttctatttatttgatattaggtcatttcccaaatattcgtgtttttttagTACGCAAGGAgcgccgccgactcctcctcctcttcactaTGTCAGGCCTCCGTTGCTCCCTTCCCGTCCCTAGCGCCGATCGCCGTCTCGTCACACTTGAAGAATGTAGATAACCTAGGGTGGTGTCGCCTAGGAGGGAAGATATTGATATGAATTGAGAAGCTATTCGCCTAATGAGCCTAAGGCTATGTAAGCTGGGCGAGTCTAGGTGTTGCGTGGGCCTGCGAGCTTGAATATGGGGAGTATATAAGGGAGTCATACTATGTAAACCAATACattgaaaaagaaataataaaaattgattCCCTCCCTAGTCTCGCTTTCTACCTTTgaatcttcttcttccttcagAATCCGATGATTGTCTTCCCCATGTTTGTCCATGGTGGTGATCAGCGGCAGTGTAGAGCTGAATGCCTTCATCTCCCATGGCCAGCGGTGGAAATTGCACCCTCCTGTTT
This region includes:
- the LOC127763041 gene encoding uncharacterized protein LOC127763041 produces the protein MNKTSLSSHSCEDKHCAITFSRRGEGEIWRRRGRRPLPPDLLLFLHSSSLSWDMATILENIQKARFLPTRPLKDELPTFQGGGGGGGGGGEESHLMGLRKRLSSFSDKIQPISSASAEWAFRRSKSAPSLGAFAGGPLKRWWDWGVGWLMSKKPGFATDLEMNEEEVAALGRGSRGSWGHILYKMRSGVRRLVTSHSLPTTHRAAAAASASAQCKPAAAAATFNYTQSFHSGQTAMAY
- the LOC127761538 gene encoding outer envelope membrane protein 7-like, with protein sequence MARGGGGGGGGGQREGNALKTAVVVTGGLVLAWFTMESAFKPFLDRLRGALTRNTDPARDPDEENSAAPADRAVEEPAAAAAPVEEGEGKGVELEEKGEGAAMTE